The Hemicordylus capensis ecotype Gifberg chromosome 6, rHemCap1.1.pri, whole genome shotgun sequence genome window below encodes:
- the HCRT gene encoding hypocretin neuropeptide precursor, translating into MESHNIQVQRATLLLLLFSLSPFALAKPTLPDCCQQKNCPCRILELLHGMGNHAAGILTLGKRSGAGSTKAFQSRLYRLLHGSDNQAAGILTMGKRTSETASAHKEGVPSTQPTPAPVATGPNPAKGCLAPLDKDSTSRQKAGVAETIY; encoded by the exons ATGGAGAGCCACAATATTCAG GTCCAGAGAGCcactctgctgctcctgctcttctcGCTGAGCCCCTTTGCCCTGGCCAAGCCAACCCTCCCGGACTGTTGCCAGCAGAAGAACTGTCCTTGCCGcatcttggagctgctgcatgGGATGGGCAACCACGCTGCCGGCATCCTCACCCTGGGCAAGCGGAGCGGCGCCGGGTCCACCAAGGCCTTCCAGAGCCGGCTCTACCGCCTCTTGCACGGCTCCGATAACCAGGCGGCTGGGATTCTCACCATGGGGAAGCGGACCAGTGAGACAGCATCAGCCCACAAGGAGGGTGTGCCCAGCACCCAGCCCACCCCAGCTCCAGTTGCCACAGGGCCCAATCCAGCCAAGGGCTGCCTGGCACCTCTTGACAAGGACTCGACATCCAGACAGAAGGCCGGTGTTGCAGAGACTATTTACTGA